From Salarias fasciatus chromosome 12, fSalaFa1.1, whole genome shotgun sequence, the proteins below share one genomic window:
- the ciao1 gene encoding putative cytosolic iron-sulfur protein assembly protein ciao1, with protein MKEALSLVQRLSAHPDSRCWFVSWSPSGTLLASCGGDRAVRIWAREGDSWVCKSVLQDGHQRTVRKVAWSPCGNYLASASFDATTCIWKKKNDSFESLTVLEGHENEVKCVAWAPSGNLLATCSRDKSVWVWEVDEEDEYECVTVVNSHTQDVKHVVWHPNQELLASASYDNNICIYKEEDDDWECRATLQGHTSTVWSLCFDATGERLASCSDDRTVKIWKEDPSESGQGDLSWKCVCTLSGYHGRTVYDVAWCRLTAALATACGDDAVRVFKEDETSDPTQPVFSLAAQVPKAHSQDVNCVSWNPKEAGLLASCSDDGDIAIWRFQEVE; from the exons ATGAAGGAAGCCCTGAGCCTGGTCCAGAGACTGAGCGCACACCCCGACTCCCGCTGCTGGTTCGTCAGCTGGAGTCCGAGCGGGACGCTGCTGGCCTCATGCGGAGGCGACAGGGCCGTCAGGATCTGGGCACGAGAAG GAGACTCCTGGGTGTGTAAGAGTGTGCTGCAGGACGGACACCAGCGCACTGTGAGGAAAGTGGCCTGGTCTCCCTGTGGGAATTACTTGGCCTCCGCCAGCTTTGATGCAACAACCTGCATCTGGAAAAAGAAGAACGACAGCTTTGAG AGTTTGACTGTGCTGGAAGGACATGAAAACGAGGTCAAATGTGTGGCCTGGGCGCCGTCGGGCAATCTGCTGGCCACATGCAGCCGAGACAAGAGTGTGTGGGTCTGGGAAG TGGACGAAGAAGATGAGTATGAGTGTGTTACTGTCGtgaactctcacacacaagACGTGAAGCATGTCGTCTGGCACCCAAATCAGGAG CTCCTGGCCTCCGCCAGCTACGACAACAACATCTGTATTTACAAGGAGGAGGATGACGACTGGGAGTGCCGCGCCACCCTGCAGGGACACACCTCCACGGTGTGGAGTTTGTGTTTTGATGCGACGGGAGAGCGGCTGGCCTCCTGCAGCGACGACCGCACTGTGAAAATCTGGAAAGAGGATCCCAGTGAAAGTGGACAGG GTGACTTGTCGTGGAAATGTGTTTGCACTCTCTCTGGCTACCATGGACGCACTGTCTATGATGTTGCTTG GTGTCGGCTCACTGCAGCCCTGGCCACCGCCTGCGGAGACGACGCAGTGCGAGTGTTCAAGGAGGACGAGACCTCCGACCCCACCCAGCCCGTCTTCTCGCTGGCCGCTCAGGTGCCCAAAGCTCACAGTCAGGACGTCAACTGTGTGTCCTGGAACCCCAAGGAGGCGGGACTCCTCGCTTCATGCAGCGACGACGGGGATATCGCCATTTGGAGGTTCCAGGAAGTGGAGTAA